The Osmia lignaria lignaria isolate PbOS001 chromosome 14, iyOsmLign1, whole genome shotgun sequence genome has a window encoding:
- the stan gene encoding protocadherin-like wing polarity protein stan isoform X2, whose protein sequence is MARWKWMLPLLAAFCTLTDAYLAVLSSSTPTGSVVFEAGVPQLGGRRKYEVSCERTAWFARKLLKVHPHTGRVTLARPLSCDGLQYPRIFTFYVDSTSSRLGRPTIDYYSLPLRILITGCGGENRDLAATRGWMAETLASYAMPSTERFTEVCLRTSQLVAALRDFLPQTALKECETRWGGVADPRFLIEGAAGDLVSATEQCLVDPLWKISVSMNLRCGMESRLTDAEHRLKIVFHHRQLDDTDLGRRVRRELKNQSPYFEQPLYMGAVEEEKDPGVYVTSVRARDPEGGTVRYSMSSLLDARSQSLLVLDPVTGRVTTRARLDRESVDVHYFRVLAVDDSFPPRTGTTTLQVNVLDANDHAPSFEWPEYDASVREGVPVGSTVVTVKATDQDASRNAELEYTILSTTSGSGTVNTDDALTFRIDPRSGVVTTRTPLDREKTEVYTVMLSVSDQATPPSARKTANATLVVRVLDDNDNYPQFTERTYSVWIPEDLDYTANPVIARIRATDADYGNNAAVRYAIIGGNTQNTFSIDSMSGDVALVKPLDYESTRSYKIVIRAQDGGTPARSNTTQLLVHVKDVNDNAPRFYTSHFQESVSENVAIGYSMLRIQAYDADEGANAQIKYTIGARDFSGASTENFPITVNSETGWIYTTKQLDREQCSRYQFTVIAADSGESPKSASATVILTVTDVNDNDPYFDPKNYEAVVSEDDPPGTPVTSVTATDPDEDARIHYEITTGNTRGRFSIASQNGRGLITVAQPLDYKQEKRFVLTVTASDSGGRTDTALVYVNVSDANNFSPVFENAPYSVSVFEDAPIGTTVLVVSATDSDVGKNAQVTYSLDTDGGDQAVSEFTINPQTGAITTTRPLDRELVPAYLLTVTARDGGVPPLSDTTDVEISVTDVNDNSPVFEAPQYQGSIPEDVLVGTSVLRVSATDADTDLNGRVRYALDDDGDGAFAVDSTTGIVRTAKPLDRESVARYVLKAIAMDRGSPSLSTTVPVTIKIEDINDSPPAFENDKIVLYIAENSPIGSTVGEIYAHDPDEGPNAVVQYSVIGGEDSNSFALNVRPGSDRAELITLEELDYESPKKKFELVVRAASPPLRSDALVQILVTDVNDNAPVLKDFQIIFNNFKDFFPTAPIGKIPAVDADVTDKLTYTILAGNNANLIELNRTTGEIRLSPQLNTNVPRVATMEVSVTDGINEVKATMTLSVRLITDKMLLNSITVRLDDMTAEAFLSPLLGYFLDGLAAIIPCPRENIFLFSIQEDANVHGKILNVSFSARKVEPGVSDEFYSPQFLQERVYLNRGILAKLATVTVLPFDDNLCVREPCLNFEECLTVLKFGNASGFASSDTVLFRPIYPVTTFACRCAKGFTGSKESYLCDTEVNLCYSNPCMNDGTCYRREGGYACSCGPEFAGENCEISFEKDSCEPGICKGGSQCTIKTTGGFTCEGCPVATLENVTPLCELKARSFGPETFLTFASLKQRHRLHIKLRFATESANGLLLYNGRYNEKHDFVALEIIDSQVQFSFSLGDEITRASASIPGGVSDGQWHEVEVSYINKTVTVSLDNCDIALALEYGEILGPKWSCAGRSEQVLEERCSIITETCHRFLDLTGPLQLGGLPAIPSSFQIRNKDFVGCISDLYIDHRFIDLNSFVADNGTNPGCPEKVSFCSSIPCKNNGKCREVWSGFVCECEENFAGPTCADEVGKPWNFHGDGMLSFNPLLRPIQLPWLTALSLRTRSKQAFLMSVQIGQNSSALLEIRDGKLVALLDGSDIIQTSNNIADGEWHRIEILWQSGQVSLDQDYRNRPISSSLPAKLQGLYVGRILVGGPEQSTNTELPFFDGCLQDIRIGTNQSVLLRPTVQENVATGCSSEAECNADCPDASICMAKWQASECVCAAGRVGRNCERVCDLNPCNNTSTCLEDPSSRRGYRCECDSPEYSGDYCEIKADQPCPATWWGSPVCGPCHCDESKGYDPACNKTTGECYCKENHYQPSGKKECIPCECYATGSFGPRCDTETGQCRCRVGVIGRSCTACPNPYAEVTLRGCEVVYDGCPRSYAEGLWWPRTKFGMTAVEDCPDTAEGKTSRSCDDKLGGWQEPDLFNCTSEAFIEQRHQLAALETKDLTLNTYVAVKIAKDVHIAVNLTKELYGADLLIAESLLIALLRYEESLVGLNLTHSQDKDYVSHLVGIASSILKSKYKEKWSRIETLNGDTPDKILDAMANYLKTLTASQHDTFTSPFEVVDTNVVLGLDVVTSESLFGYETVEYKEDPSASTSRPSEADQKVVIPDTSGFLSSPGLFGPSITFPKYNNYMADPSRFDPYSKIRVPLDILGIKSLMQGELNVKKSLVNRKAVLSYVQYKQLGALLPQRFDDSVAVRWGVEVAVGSPVVTVSVLVPSDEGYESLTGIPLQSPVQISLWLSEKDDLKTRTNPQCVHWSTTRGVGEWSRLGCTTEIEDDSLSFGTIVNCSCFQLSTFAILTDVLDLEYVPEPSLLEDVTSYSAFMLALPLLLSALLILALIRGGSTNSNSIHKNLVMCVFFAEVLYLIALKARSPLVSNEFPCKLTAIGLHYAWLSTFSWTLVDSIHLYRMLTEMRDVNHGQMRFYYTMGYGAPAIIVGLTIGVRADQYGNFYFCWLSIYETVIWSLIGPVCVAVFVNFCILIMSVRAAFTLKEHIMGFGNLRTLLWLSVASLPLLGSTWTLTVLNASENSPTLSYLLSIAVVVHAAFSLIGYCFINGRVRRNLYLSLLRCIGKKTPLLEGSMGNGSSSQNVNGHSRSALAYSSTYSGAESVCRRVHVGVSTSSTTSRSTNKTGSSPYRSDTHLRHTSTSTSNYNSDRDPYLSSRSHRSALHSRQVTYRSNRDTDTKKGFRVRFGRVPGGGRW, encoded by the exons ATGGCGAGGTGGAAATGGATGCTCCCGTTGCTCGCGGCCTTCTGCACCCTGACCGACGCTTACCTGGCCGTCCTCTCGTCCAGCACGCCAACCGGTAGCGTGGTGTTCGAGGCAGGTGTACCTCAACTGGGTGGTCGTCGGAAGTACGAGGTCTCCTGCGAACGAACAGCCTGGTTCGCGAGGAAATTGCTCAAAGTACATCCTCACACGGGTCGCGTAACCCTAGCGCGACCACTGAGCTGCGACGGCCTCCAGTATCCGCGGATTTTCACCTTCTACGTGGACTCGACCAGTTCCAGACTTGGCAGACCGACGATAGACTACTACAGCCTGCCGTTGAGGATACTGATCACCGGATGCGGCGGAGAAAATCGAGACCTAGCTGCCACTCGAGGATGGATGGCGGAGACCTTGGCTTCGTACGCCATGCCCAGCACCGAGAG GTTTACCGAGGTGTGCCTTAGAACGTCCCAGCTGGTTGCCGCGTTACGCGATTTCCTTCCACAGACGGCATTGAAGGAGTGCGAGACGAGATGGGGAGGAGTGGCAGATCCTAGGTTTTTGATAGAAGGCGCCGCGGGTGATTTGGTCTCGGCCACCGAGCAATGTCTGGTCGATCCACTTTGGAAGATTTCGGTATCGATGAACCTTAGATGCGGCATGGAATCGCGGCTGACAGACGCCGAGCATCGTCTCAAGATCGTATTTCATCATCGTCAATTGGACGACACGGATTTAGGCAGGCGAGTTAGAAGAGAACTGAAGAACCAGTCGCCGTACTTCGAACAGCCTCTCTACATGGGAGCAGTGGAGGAGGAGAAAGATCCAGGGGTTTATGTTACTTCCGTTCGCGCGAGAGATCCGGAAGGAGGAACGGTCCGTTATTCTATGAGCTCTCTGTTGGATGCCAGGTCCCAGTCGTTGCTGGTTCTAGATCCTGTTACGGGCAGAGTCACCACTCGGGCTAGGTTAGACAGAGAGAGCGTTGACGTGCATTATTTTCGAGTACTGGCTGTGGACGATTCTTTTCCACCCAGAACGGGCACCACCACCCTCCAGGTGAACGTACTAGACGCGAACGATCATGCGCCAAGTTTCGAATGGCCGGAATACGACGCGTCTGTCCGAGAGGGTGTACCAGTGGGATCAACGGTGGTTACAGTCAAAGCGACGGATCAAGATGCGAGTAGGAACGCCGAGCTGGAGTACACGATCTTGTCCACGACTAGTGGCAGCGGAACGGTGAACACCGACGATGCCTTGACTTTTCGAATAGACCCTAGATCAGGAGTAGTTACCACACGTACACCGCTCGACAGGGAAAAGACCGAGGTCTACACAGTGATGCTGAGCGTGTCCGATCAAGCTACACCACCCTCTGCAAGGAAAACAGCCAATGCCACCCTGGTGGTACGCGTGTTGGACGATAACGACAACTATCCTCAGTTCACCGAACGAACCTACTCCGTGTGGATACCAGAAGATCTAGACTACACAGCTAATCCTGTGATAGCTCGTATACGAGCCACCGACGCGGACTATGGGAACAACGCGGCTGTTAGATACGCCATAATCGGCGGAAACACCCAGAACACCTTCTCCATAGATTCTATGAGCGGTGATGTGGCTCTGGTGAAGCCCCTTGACTACGAGTCCACCAGGAGTTATAAAATAGTAATACGTGCACAGGACGGTGGTACGCCTGCTCGTTCCAACACCACCCAGTTATTGGTCCACGTGAAAGATGTGAACGATAACGCTCCACGATTTTATACGAGTCATTTTCAAGAATCCGTGTCGGAGAACGTGGCCATAGGGTACTCGATGCTGAGGATACAGGCGTACGACGCTGACGAAGGGGCGAATGCTCAGATAAAGTACACTATCGGGGCTAGAGACTTTTCTGGGGCTTCCACGGAGAACTTCCCGATAACGGTCAACTCGGAGACTGGATGGATCTACACGACGAAGCAACTGGACCGGGAGCAATGTTCCAG ATACCAGTTCACGGTAATCGCTGCTGACTCGGGTGAAAGCCCGAAATCGGCCAGCGCAACTGTGATACTCACCGTCACCGACGTGAACGACAACGATCCCTATTTCGACCCGAAGAACTACGAAGCCGTGGTGTCCGAGGACGATCCACCGGGCACCCCGGTCACCTCGGTTACAGCCACCGATCCTGACGAGGACGCGAGGATACACTACGAGATCACCACAGGGAACACGAGGGGTCGATTCTCGATAGCGTCTCAGAATGGACGGGGTTTAATCACGGTCGCGCAACCGCTAGATTACAAACAAGAGAAGAGGTTCGTGCTGACCGTCACAGCGTCCGACAGCGGAGGTAGAACCGACACAGCCCTCGTCTACGTGAACGTGTCGGACGCGAATAATTTTTCACCCGTTTTCGAGAACGCACCCTACTCCGTCTCCGTGTTCGAGGACGCCCCAATCGGCACTACGGTTCTGGTCGTCAGTGCAACCGATTCGGACGTTGGAAAAAATGCTCAAGTAACTTATAGCTTGGACACGGATGGAGGGGACCAAGCAGTTTCCGAATTTACCATTAATCCTCAAACTGGAGCCATAACGACCACCCGGCCCCTGGATCGCGAGCTCGTACCCGCATATCTTTTGACGGTTACAGCAAGGGACGGGGGTGTACCACCTTTGTCCGACACTACCGATGTAGAGATATCCGTTACGGATGTGAACGACAATTCTCCGGTTTTTGAGGCCCCACAGTACCAGGGTTCGATCCCGGAAGACGTACTGGTTGGTACTAGTGTTCTGAGAGTCTCTGCTACCGACGCCGACACTGATCTTAATGGCAGG GTGAGATACGCGCTGGACGACGATGGCGATGGTGCTTTCGCTGTAGATTCGACCACAGGAATAGTCAGAACAGCCAAACCATTGGACAGAGAATCCGTCGCGAGATACGTCTTGAAAGCCATTGCTATGGACAGAGGATCTCCCTCCCTTTCGACAACTGTGCCAGTTACCATCAAGATAGAAGACATAAACGATTCACCACCCGCCTTCGAGAACGACAAAATCGTCCTGTACATAGCTGAGAATTCCCCGATAGGCTCGACAGTCGGTGAAATCTACGCACACGACCCAGACGAAGGTCCAAATGCTGTGGTGCAATATTCTGTGATAGGAGGCGAGGATTCAAATAGCTTCGCTTTGAACGTTAGACCAGGATCTGATCGTGCTGAATTGATCACTTTAGAAGAGCTGGATTATGAGTcaccaaaaaaaaaattcgaattgGTCGTGCGTGCTGCCTCGCCTCCTTTGAGATCTGACGCTTTGGTCCAGATTCTGGTCACAGACGTGAACGACAACGCGCCAGTGTTGAAAGATTTTCAAATCATCTTTAATAACTTCAAAGACTTCTTTCCCACCGCACCCATCGGCAAAATACCCGCCGTCGATGCGGACGTCACCGATAAGCTTACGTACACCATACTCGCTGGTAATAACGCAAATTTGATCGAGCTGAACAGGACTACTGGCGAGATTCGCTTGTCACCTCAGCTGAATACCAACGTGCCACGTGTGGCCACGATGGAGGTCTCCGTCACTGATGGAATCAACGAAGTTAAAGCCACTATGACTTTGTCTGTGCGTTTGATCACTGATAAGATGCTTCTGAATTCGATCACTGTCAGACTGGACGATATGACGGCTGAAGCGTTCCTTAGTCCTCTGTTGGGTTATTTCCTAGACGGTCTGGCGGCAATTATACCATGTCCCAGAGAGAACATATTCCTTTTTAGCATTCAAGAGGATGCAAACGTTCATGGCAAGATCCTGAATGTGAGTTTCTCTGCTCGCAAAGTGGAGCCAGGTGTGTCAGATGAATTTTACAGTCCGCAGTTCCTCCAGGAACGCGTGTACTTGAACAGAGGCATCCTGGCGAAACTAGCTACCGTCACGGTGTTGCCTTTCGACGATAACCTTTGCGTAAGAGAGCCCTGTTTGAATTTCGAGGAGTGTTTGACCGTGTTGAAGTTTGGGAATGCATCTGGCTTCGCAAGCAGCGACACTGTGCTCTTCAGACCGATATATCCGGTGACCACGTTTGCGTGCAGATGCGCAAAGGGTTTCACCGGTAGCAAGGAGTCTTATTTATGCGACACGGAAGTCAACTTGTGTTATTCGAATCCCTGTATGAACGACGGTACTTGTTACAGAAGAGAGGGTGGATATGCTTGCTCCTGTGGTCCTGAATTCGCGGGAGAGAATTGCGAGATCTCTTTTGAAAAGGACTCCTGTGAACCTGGAATTTGCAAAGGAGGTTCTCAATGCACAATCAAGACTACCGGTGGATTCACTTGCGAAGGATGCCCTGTGGCTACTTTAGAAAACGTGACACCCCTTTGCGAATTGAAAGCGCGCAGCTTTGGTCCTGAAACCTTCCTCACATTTGCCTCCCTTAAACAGAGGCACAGGCTGCACATCAAACTGAGGTTCGCCACTGAATCTGCCAATGGTCTGTTACTCTACAACGGTCGATACAACGAGAAACACGACTTTGTAGCCTTAGAAATAATCGACTCGCAAGTGCAGTTCAGCTTCTCCCTCGGTGACGAAATTACTCGAGCAAGTGCCAGCATACCTGGCGGAGTGTCCGACGGCCAGTGGCACGAGGTGGAAGTTTCATACATAAACAAAACTGTAACAGTCTCTTTGGATAACTGCGACATCGCTTTGGCTCTAGAATACGGTGAAATACTAGGGCCGAAGTGGTCTTGTGCAGGAAGAAGCGAGCAAGTGCTCGAAGAACGGTGCAGCATCATCACCGAGACGTGCCATCGATTCCTGGACCTAACAGGACCTCTACAACTGGGTGGCTTACCCGCTATACCCTCCAGCTTCCAGATCAGAAACAAAGACTTTGTCGGCTGCATCAGTGACCTCTACATCGACCATAGATTCATCGATTTGAATTCTTTCGTAGCCGATAATGGGACCAACCCAGGCTGCCCAGAAAAGGTTTCCTTCTGCTCGTCCATACCGTGCAAGAACAACGGTAAATGCCGTGAAGTGTGGTCCGGATTCGTCTGCGAATGCGAGGAGAACTTTGCTGGACCTACCTGCGCCGACGAGGTTGGCAAACCCTGGAACTTCCACGGGGATGGCATGCTTAGTTTCAATCCTCTACTGAGACCTATCCAGTTGCCCTGGCTGACCGCCCTCAGCCTGAGGACTCGCTCGAAGCAGGCGTTCCTCATGAGCGTCCAAATAGGGCAAAACAGTTCAGCGTTACTGGAGATCAGGGATGGTAAACTGGTCGCTTTGCTGGACGGCTCGGATATCATACAGACATCGAACAACATAGCCGACGGGGAGTGGCATCGAATCGAGATCCTCTGGCAGAGCGGGCAAGTCTCCCTGGACCAGGATTATCGCAACAGACCCATATCGTCATCGCTGCCTGCGAAATTACAGGGACTCTACGTGGGCAGGATTCTTGTCGGTGGACCTGAACAATCCACGAACACCGAACTACCGTTCTTCGACGGCTGTCTCCAGGATATTCGTATCGGTACTAATCAGAGCGTCCTGTTGCGACCGACCGTTCAGGAGAACGTCGCGACTGGCTGCAGTTCGGAGGCAGAGTGCAACGCCGACTGTCCGGATGCATCGATCTGCATGGCCAAGTGGCAGGCGAGCGAATGCGTATGCGCGGCAGGTCGAGTCGGGCGCAACTGCGAGCGCGTGTGCGATTTGAATCCCTGCAACAACACGAGCACCTGCTTGGAGGATCCGAGTTCGCGAAGGGGTTACAGGTGCGAGTGCGACTCGCCAGAGTACTCCGGGGACTACTGCGAGATCAAAGCCGATCAACCTTGCCCGGCTACCTGGTGGGGTTCACCGGTCTGCGGTCCCTGCCACTGCGACGAGTCCAAAGGCTACGACCCCGCCTGCAACAAAACCACCGGCGAATGTTATTGCAAGGAGAACCACTATCAACCCTCCGGGAAGAAGGAGTGCATCCCCTGCGAGTGTTACGCGACCGGAAGCTTCGGTCCCCGCTGCGACACCGAGACAGGGCAATGTCGGTGTCGCGTCGGTGTCATAGGGAGATCTTGCACGGCCTGCCCGAATCCCTACGCGGAAGTCACCCTCCGTGGCTGCGAGGTGGTGTACGATGGTTGTCCCAGATCTTACGCTGAAGGTCTATGGTGGCCCAGGACCAAATTCGGGATGACCGCTGTGGAAGATTGCCCGGACACGGCCGAAGGGAAGACATCCAGGTCCTGCGATGACAAACTGGGCGGCTGGCAGGAGCCAGACCTGTTCAACTGCACCTCCGAAGCGTTCATCGAACAGAGACACCAGCTGGCTGCGCTGGAAACGAAGGACTTAACACTGAACACCTACGTCGCGGTTAAGATTGCTAAAGATGTACATATTGCGGTTAATTTGACCAAGGAACTGTACGGTGCTGACTTACTGATCGCTGAGTCCTTGTTAATCGCGCTGTTGCGGTACGAGGAGAGCCTGGTTGGCCTCAACCTGACCCACAGTCAGGATAAAGACTACGTGTCCCATCTGGTTGGCATTGCCAGCAGCATTTTGAAATCTAAGTACAAGGAAAAGTGGTCCAGAATCGAGACTCTTAATGGGGATACCCCTGATAAAATCTTGGATGCTATGGCGAACTACTTGAAGACTCTGACTGCATCCCAGCATGACACTTTCACGAGTCCTTTCGAGGTGGTTGATACTAACGTTG TATTGGGCTTGGACGTAGTAACTTCGGAGAGCTTATTCGGTTACGAGACTGTAGAGTATAAGGAAGATCCATCAGCGTCGACGTCCAGACCGTCTGAAGCGGATCAGAAGGTCGTGATACCTGATACCTCAGGGTTTCTGTCATCGCCTGGACTCTTTGGACCCTCGATTACCTTCCCCAAATACAATAATTACATGGCTGATCCGAGCAGATTCGATCCGTACTCCAAGATACGTGTACCTCTTGACATATTAGGCATCAAGTCATTGATGCAAGGGGAATTAAACGTTAAGAAAAGTTTGGTCAATCGAAAGGCTGTGCTGAGTTACGTGCAATATAAACAATTAGGCGCCCTTCTGCCTCAAAG ATTCGACGATTCTGTGGCAGTCAGGTGGGGCGTGGAAGTAGCAGTAGGGTCACCTGTTGTTACTGTGTCAGTTTTAGTTCCTTCTGATGAAGGATACGAATCTCTAACTGGGATTCCTTTACAGTCTCCAGTTCAGATCAGTCTCTGGCTGAGTGAGAAGGATGATCTTAAGACCAGAACCAATCCACAGTGTGTGCACTGGAGCACAACTAGAGG AGTGGGCGAATGGAGTCGATTGGGCTGCACCACTGAAATCGAGGACGACTCCTTGTCTTTTGGCACAATTGTTAATTGCTCGTGTTTTCAACTCTCCACTTTTGCGATACTAACTGATGTCCTCGATTTGGAATACGTCCCGGAACCGTCTTTGTTGGAGGATGTAACGAGTTACAGTGCTTTCATGCTCGCTTTGCCTCTGCTATTATCCGCTTTGCTCATCCTGGCCTTGATACGTGGCGGTAGCACGAATTCGAATAGCATACACAAAAATCTAGTAATGTGCGTTTTCTTCGCCGAGGTGTTATACCTGATCGCTCTGAAAGCCAGGAGTCCTCTAGTCTCGAACGAATTTCCATGCAAGTTGACGGCAATCGGGTTGCACTATGCCTGGTTGAGTACATTCTCCTGGACCCTGGTTGACTCTATTCATCTATATCGAATGCTCACTGAAATGAGAGACGTGAACCATGGGCAGATGAGATTTTATTACACGATGGGCTACGGTGCCCCTGCCATCATCGTTGGGTTGACGATAGGGGTTAGAGCCGACCAGTATGGAAACTTTTATTT CTGCTGGTTGTCCATCTACGAAACTGTGATTTGGTCTTTGATAGGACCAGTTTGTGTTGCCGTGTTCGTGAACTTCTGTATCCTCATCATGTCAGTACGCGCGGCGTTTACGCTGAAGGAACACATTATGGGCTTTGGAAATTTAAGAACGCTACTGTGGTTATCTGTAGCCTCGTTACCTTTGCTTGGATCCACCTGGACTCTGACAGTTCTTAATGCATCCGAGAACTCGCCGACGTTATCATATTTGCTCAGCATAGCGGTGGTGGTTCACGCAGCTTTCAGTTTGATCGGTTATTGCTTCATCAACGGCAGAGTACGGAGGAACTTGTACTTGAGCCTACTGAGGTGTATCGGAAAGAAAACTCCTCTATTAGAGGGAAGCATGGGAAATGGAAGCAGTAGCCAGAACGTGAATGGCCATTCG CGATCTGCGTTGGCTTACTCGTCAACATACAGTGGCGCAGAATCCGTGTGTAGAAGGGTTCATGTAGGAGTCTCAACTAGTAGCACAACTTCTCGAAGTACAAATAAGACTGGGTCCAGTCCCTATCGTAGCGATACGCACTTAAGGCATACCTCGACGTCTACGAGTAATTACAATAGCGATAGGGATCCGTACTTGTCGTCTAGGAGTCATCGATCAGCATTGCACTCCAGACAAG TAACTTATAGAAGTAACAGAGACACGGACACAAAGAAGGGATTCCGAGTCCGATTCGGACGGGTCCCAGGCGGAGGGCGGTGGTAG